The following is a genomic window from Thioclava electrotropha.
ATAATCCCGCCTTCATGGCGCCCGATGCGCACGAGGAAGCAATCGCCGAAGCCGCCCGCGCGGGCGAGCTACGGATGCCCGCAGGGCAGACCGTCGTGATGGAAGGCAACGAACCGCAACGCTTCTTCACCTTGCTCGAGGGCCAGGCGATGCGCTACCGGATGCTGGAAGACGGGCGGCGCCAAGTGCTCAATTTCCTCTTCCCCGGCGATCTGATCGGCCTCGACGCCATCATGATGGGCATGGCCTCGCATACGACCGAGGCGCTGACCCCGGTAAAGCTCAGCGTTTTCGACCGTAAACAAGTGTGGGAGCTTTTCTCGAAGATGCCGCAGCGCGCGATGATGCTGACATGGCAGGTCGCGCGCGAGGAGCATTTCCTGAGCGATGCGCTGGTGACGGTCGGGCAGCGCTCGGCGCGCGAAGCGCTCGCATGGGCCTTCGTCACTCTGTTCGAGCGCGGATCGCAGACCGGGCTGGTGCGCGACGGCAAGATGCCGTTCCCGGTGCGGCAGCAGGATCTCGCGGATGCGCTCGGGCTATCGCTCGTTCACACCAACAAGACACTTGCCCGTCTGAGGTCCGAGGGGCTGGTCAGATGGGCGCAGGGGATTCTCGAATTGCCCGATCTCGAACGGCTTGCCGATATAGGAGTCGTCGAGCTCGGGGCCGGGCCACCGCGCTACTATTTATAGTCGCGCAGGAGAGTGGCGGAATTCCTCAGGAACGCTGCAGTCGTGCAGCGATTCCTAAAGCTTTTCACATAGGCGAAAAGCGTTTTTCCGCCGGGTGACGCCGAGGAACATCCGAAAAAATCTGCATCAATGTCCTATGACGTAGCGCGCTAAGCGCTTTCGCGGCAGATGCTGGTTTCTTCGCAGAAATCAACAAAACGGAACCGAGCAAGCTTGGAAAACCTGTCTCGAAAACCTGACCTCGCCTATCTGGCGGAGCTGTCCCAATCGCAACGCGCCATTCCCGCGGGAGCGGCGCTTTTGCCCGAGTCCACGCCATTGATCGTGCGGGTCGAGCGCGGGATCGCCATGCGCTATACGCTGCTCGAAGACGGGCGCAGGCAAGTCGAAGCGCTGGTCTATCCGGGCGATCTGTGCGGGCTGACGAGCGTACTCTACGGTCCGGGGGCGAGCTATTACGAGGCGCTCACGCCG
Proteins encoded in this region:
- a CDS encoding Crp/Fnr family transcriptional regulator: MTRNFRNCPFVDNPAFMAPDAHEEAIAEAARAGELRMPAGQTVVMEGNEPQRFFTLLEGQAMRYRMLEDGRRQVLNFLFPGDLIGLDAIMMGMASHTTEALTPVKLSVFDRKQVWELFSKMPQRAMMLTWQVAREEHFLSDALVTVGQRSAREALAWAFVTLFERGSQTGLVRDGKMPFPVRQQDLADALGLSLVHTNKTLARLRSEGLVRWAQGILELPDLERLADIGVVELGAGPPRYYL